A window of Novosphingobium terrae contains these coding sequences:
- a CDS encoding MacB family efflux pump subunit produces MSDTSLIALRGLRRSYGSGDSAVEVLRGVDLEIHAGEFVAIIGASGSGKSTLMNILGLLDRPSAGSYAFEGADTAHLSRDALAALRREAFGFVFQQYNLIASATARENVEAPAIYAGTPPEIRAAKAEALLARLGLATRADHRPSQLSGGQQQRVSIARALINGGRVILADEPTGALDSHSGAEVMALLTELAGQGHTVILITHDAHVAQAADRRIEIADGRIVSDTGRAPSRGKALAAAPSDHHDAPLMADVAEALKAARRSLASSPARTALTLLGIVIGVAAVIALLGIGQGARQTVVDQVALFGTARLYVEPGGSNPRGPGGVLTAQDAEAIRGLPNVRAAMPYLTGHVTVRHGNIDAQTSATAVTSEYPLILNWPMGQGRFFTPEDERGLAAVTAIGVKVRDKLFPDGSDPLGQFILVNNVPFQVVGVLSSKGALSGDADDDDTIAIPFSTGSQRIFGTPNVSWLSVLMEDAAQSDETVKIITTVLTDKHHIQDFTIFNKAAAVQAQSKTADTMTMLLGFTAAISLLVGGIGVMNIMLTTVSERTREIGIRMATGARTGDILRQFLTEAVLLAGVGGVAGLVLGHLVGLAAVLIGTRVIFTLHAALIAFGSAAAAGVVFGYSPARRAARLDPVVALQRT; encoded by the coding sequence ATGAGCGATACATCGCTGATCGCCCTGCGCGGGTTGCGCCGCAGCTATGGCAGCGGCGACAGCGCGGTGGAGGTGCTGCGCGGCGTCGATCTGGAAATCCATGCGGGCGAGTTCGTGGCGATCATCGGAGCTTCTGGCTCTGGCAAATCGACGCTGATGAACATCCTCGGCCTGCTCGACCGGCCCAGCGCGGGCTCCTATGCCTTCGAGGGCGCAGATACCGCCCATCTTTCCCGTGATGCGCTGGCGGCTCTGCGGCGCGAGGCTTTCGGCTTCGTCTTCCAGCAATACAATCTGATCGCCAGCGCCACGGCGCGCGAAAATGTCGAGGCCCCGGCGATCTATGCCGGCACCCCGCCAGAGATCCGCGCCGCGAAAGCCGAGGCCCTGCTCGCCCGGCTGGGGCTGGCGACGCGCGCCGATCATCGTCCTTCGCAGCTCTCGGGCGGGCAGCAGCAGCGCGTCTCCATCGCCCGCGCGCTGATCAATGGCGGGCGTGTGATCCTCGCCGACGAACCGACCGGCGCGCTCGACAGCCACAGCGGCGCCGAAGTGATGGCGCTGCTGACGGAGCTGGCCGGGCAGGGCCATACGGTGATCCTGATCACCCATGATGCCCATGTGGCCCAGGCCGCCGACCGCCGCATCGAAATCGCGGATGGCCGCATCGTGAGCGACACAGGCCGGGCGCCCTCGCGGGGCAAGGCCCTTGCCGCCGCTCCCTCCGATCACCACGATGCTCCCTTGATGGCCGATGTGGCCGAAGCGTTGAAAGCCGCGCGCCGCTCGCTGGCCTCCAGCCCGGCGCGCACGGCGCTCACGCTTTTGGGCATCGTGATCGGGGTGGCCGCGGTGATCGCCCTGCTCGGCATCGGGCAGGGCGCGCGGCAAACGGTGGTCGATCAGGTGGCGCTGTTCGGCACGGCGCGCCTCTATGTCGAGCCGGGCGGCAGCAATCCGCGCGGTCCCGGCGGCGTGCTGACGGCGCAGGATGCCGAGGCCATTCGCGGCCTGCCGAATGTCCGCGCCGCCATGCCTTACCTGACGGGCCATGTGACGGTGCGCCACGGCAACATCGATGCGCAGACCAGCGCCACCGCCGTCACCAGCGAGTATCCGCTGATCCTCAACTGGCCGATGGGGCAGGGGCGCTTCTTCACCCCCGAGGATGAGCGCGGCCTCGCCGCTGTCACCGCCATCGGTGTGAAGGTGCGTGACAAGCTGTTCCCCGATGGCAGCGATCCGCTGGGCCAGTTTATTCTGGTCAACAATGTGCCGTTTCAGGTGGTGGGGGTGCTGTCGTCGAAAGGCGCGCTGTCGGGCGATGCCGATGATGACGACACCATCGCCATCCCCTTTTCCACTGGCAGTCAGCGGATTTTCGGCACGCCCAATGTCTCCTGGCTTTCGGTGTTGATGGAGGATGCCGCGCAGTCGGACGAAACGGTCAAGATCATCACCACCGTGCTGACCGACAAGCATCACATTCAGGACTTCACCATCTTCAACAAGGCCGCCGCCGTGCAGGCCCAGAGCAAGACCGCCGACACGATGACCATGCTGCTGGGCTTCACCGCCGCCATTTCGCTGCTGGTGGGGGGCATTGGCGTGATGAACATCATGCTGACCACCGTAAGCGAGCGCACCCGCGAGATCGGCATCCGCATGGCCACCGGCGCGCGCACCGGAGACATCCTGCGCCAGTTCCTGACCGAAGCCGTGTTGCTGGCAGGCGTGGGCGGCGTGGCCGGGCTGGTGCTTGGCCATCTGGTGGGGCTGGCGGCGGTGCTGATCGGCACGAGGGTGATCTTCACGCTGCATGCCGCGCTGATCGCCTTCGGTTCGGCGGCGGCGGCGGGGGTGGTCTTCGGTTACAGCCCGGCGCGGCGCGCGGCGCGGCTCGATCCGGTGGTGGCACTGCAAAGGACATGA
- a CDS encoding efflux transporter outer membrane subunit, which translates to MRRFPLSLALLALSACSTTQEAPPPAMALPVSLGTPGLAETEAYWPDAEWWHGFGSEELDGLVAQALDENTDIAAAMARIDQARGALRIARAPQLPAVNLSAQGLRQGANSSSGASSGNFAYAEVAASWEADLWGRLRAQARSARASLAVSRFDAQAVRLSVAAQVVQGWLTLMELRERQALARADLEAAQGLLAQTRALLKTGEALPGDVAAQRALVAQVEAQMAALERAENEARVSLAILLGRPAQGFAVRGAGLEAITMPTLPHPGLPAQLLTRRPDVAAAEAALAASGADVAAARAAMLPRITLSASGGGQVGTGPSEALYTLMAGLAQPLFDHGALAGQRDSAIARRREREADYRKAVLTALGDVERSLKATRQFDREVAARQEAAEQAQSAVDQAKLRYTAGKEDITAILAAQRTLFAARDALASARAEQLREVVALDAALGGGWRV; encoded by the coding sequence ATGCGCCGTTTTCCCTTAAGCCTGGCGCTGCTGGCCCTGTCCGCCTGTTCGACCACGCAGGAGGCACCGCCTCCCGCCATGGCTTTGCCCGTAAGCCTTGGCACCCCCGGCCTTGCTGAAACCGAGGCATATTGGCCCGATGCGGAATGGTGGCACGGCTTCGGCAGCGAGGAGCTGGATGGTCTGGTGGCTCAGGCGCTGGACGAAAACACCGATATCGCTGCAGCCATGGCGCGGATCGATCAGGCGCGCGGGGCCTTGCGCATCGCGCGCGCGCCTCAGCTGCCGGCGGTGAACCTGTCCGCGCAGGGGTTGCGGCAAGGGGCCAACAGCAGCAGCGGGGCCTCCAGCGGCAATTTCGCCTATGCCGAGGTTGCCGCCAGTTGGGAGGCCGATCTGTGGGGCCGGTTGCGGGCGCAGGCGCGCTCGGCAAGGGCCTCTTTGGCGGTCAGTCGCTTCGATGCGCAGGCGGTGCGCCTCTCCGTTGCCGCGCAGGTGGTGCAGGGGTGGCTGACCCTGATGGAACTGCGCGAGAGGCAGGCCCTTGCGCGCGCCGATCTGGAGGCGGCGCAGGGGTTGCTTGCCCAGACCCGGGCGTTGCTGAAAACGGGTGAGGCCTTGCCCGGCGATGTTGCGGCCCAGCGTGCTCTGGTGGCGCAGGTTGAGGCGCAGATGGCCGCATTGGAACGGGCCGAGAATGAGGCGCGGGTCAGTCTGGCCATTCTGCTCGGCCGCCCGGCACAGGGCTTTGCGGTGCGTGGTGCGGGTCTGGAGGCCATCACCATGCCCACCTTGCCCCATCCCGGCCTGCCTGCCCAGCTGCTCACGCGGCGTCCGGATGTTGCCGCCGCCGAGGCCGCGCTGGCGGCTTCGGGAGCCGATGTGGCTGCGGCGCGGGCCGCCATGCTGCCGCGTATCACCTTGTCGGCCAGCGGCGGGGGGCAGGTGGGCACCGGGCCCAGCGAGGCGCTCTACACGCTGATGGCCGGTCTGGCCCAGCCCTTGTTCGACCATGGCGCTCTGGCCGGGCAGCGCGATTCCGCCATCGCCCGAAGGCGCGAGCGCGAGGCTGACTATCGCAAGGCCGTGCTCACCGCGCTGGGCGATGTGGAGCGTTCCCTCAAGGCGACGCGCCAATTCGACCGCGAGGTGGCGGCAAGGCAGGAGGCTGCCGAGCAGGCACAGAGCGCGGTCGATCAAGCCAAGCTGCGATACACGGCGGGCAAGGAGGACATCACAGCCATCCTTGCCGCTCAACGCACGCTGTTTGCCGCGCGCGATGCGCTGGCCAGTGCGCGGGCGGAGCAGTTGCGTGAGGTGGTGGCGCTGGATGCGGCGCTGGGTGGTGGATGGCGCGTATGA
- a CDS encoding metallophosphoesterase — translation MTFAKALLAASALIALSPVTTAQAQAASDQSFTIAVIPDTQNYVDFNHQKNAGFAFDAAPMLLEQMQFVADHARSQGGDIAFVMTLGDAWQHQTLPIDPHSQALGLKRGNNPMIDAFLAPTPKVLTIEAPKVKEAYELINGKVPFSAVPGNHDYDAQFPDSNHPPKPVIKSEENIGMLHVGGLDNWRSVFSDQSDFFKGKPWYVASHDGGADNAQIFTAGGYTFLHIGLQFDAPEASLQWAEEIVKRYPGLPTIISMHDFLQTGGAREPNPIVDNHALDPDANTPQMMWDKFIAKHDQIFMVLCGHEHAQWFRTDPNRLGHPVYQLLSDYQGRQQTVIDAGAKKTMEGIGDGWMRLMTFDFASSVPKVKVRTYSTHYKKFSSEIPDYAAWYKKQEHPGMTDAEFNAMDDFSFDLTDFRARFGMPKSL, via the coding sequence ATGACATTTGCCAAAGCCCTGCTCGCGGCCTCTGCGCTGATCGCCCTCTCTCCCGTGACGACAGCGCAGGCACAGGCTGCCAGTGACCAGAGTTTCACCATCGCGGTGATCCCCGACACGCAGAACTATGTCGATTTCAACCATCAGAAAAATGCCGGTTTTGCCTTCGATGCTGCGCCGATGCTGCTGGAACAGATGCAGTTCGTCGCCGATCACGCCCGCAGTCAGGGTGGAGACATCGCCTTCGTCATGACGCTGGGCGACGCCTGGCAACATCAGACCCTGCCGATCGACCCGCACAGCCAGGCCCTTGGTCTCAAGCGCGGCAACAATCCGATGATCGACGCCTTTCTGGCCCCCACCCCCAAGGTGCTGACGATCGAAGCCCCCAAGGTGAAGGAAGCCTATGAGCTGATCAACGGCAAGGTGCCCTTCTCCGCCGTGCCGGGCAATCACGATTACGATGCGCAGTTTCCGGATTCGAACCACCCGCCCAAACCGGTGATCAAGTCGGAGGAAAACATCGGCATGCTGCATGTCGGCGGGCTGGACAATTGGCGCTCGGTCTTTTCCGACCAGTCCGACTTCTTCAAGGGCAAGCCGTGGTATGTCGCCAGCCATGATGGCGGGGCGGACAACGCCCAGATCTTCACCGCGGGCGGCTACACCTTCCTGCATATCGGCCTGCAGTTCGACGCGCCCGAGGCCTCGCTTCAATGGGCGGAGGAGATCGTGAAGCGCTACCCCGGCCTGCCCACGATCATCTCCATGCATGATTTCCTGCAAACCGGCGGCGCCCGCGAACCCAATCCCATCGTCGACAATCACGCGCTCGATCCCGATGCCAACACGCCCCAGATGATGTGGGACAAGTTCATCGCCAAGCATGACCAGATCTTCATGGTCCTGTGCGGCCATGAACATGCCCAGTGGTTCCGCACCGATCCCAACCGTTTGGGCCATCCGGTCTATCAGTTGCTCTCGGACTATCAGGGGCGCCAGCAAACCGTGATCGACGCCGGGGCCAAGAAGACGATGGAAGGCATCGGTGACGGCTGGATGCGCCTGATGACCTTCGATTTCGCGAGCAGCGTGCCCAAGGTCAAGGTCCGCACCTATTCGACCCATTACAAGAAGTTCAGCAGCGAGATCCCGGACTATGCCGCATGGTACAAGAAGCAGGAACATCCCGGGATGACGGATGCCGAATTCAACGCAATGGATGATTTCAGCTTCGACCTGACCGATTTCCGGGCCCGTTTCGGAATGCCCAAGAGTCTTTGA